One genomic region from Neoarius graeffei isolate fNeoGra1 chromosome 4, fNeoGra1.pri, whole genome shotgun sequence encodes:
- the LOC132884589 gene encoding craniofacial development protein 2-like translates to MDEDISLNPNGRGMLDGNRRSNALLRCRKTLQVASFNANTLREEARVLELAHCVEKCQIDITGVQEHRKVLEDAEIIEMERVESRYLIVSSAWRNDMQASVGGVGLIISTKARKALRRTERHSKRILLAEFDSNPITTVVVVYSPTNSALLEETEEFYDDLHSLLRSVPTHNFLIVLGDFNARIGKEDVPFPYHSTTNRNGELLVELMSEHDLLAMNTQFCKKRRKLWMFKDRGTGALRQLDYVLVRKKWRNSIHNSEAYSSFKKVGSDHKAVIAKIKLSLRVSKSKQQVKYDWGAFVLDATLQGKYTFKVCNRYQELSKIEDITECYESFCKVNQEAMEELVPRKAKRKRSARSKHPEILVARQELVEASENLNEEVIESVERLNLAKRVLFETYDLIKEQELEEMSRRIEQCHEEARYGEVWKVVNEMTGRRKCREGQLHGANAEERVTSWYNHFRDLLGKVPEINDDQDESI, encoded by the coding sequence ATGGATGAAGATATCTCCTTAAACCCAAATGGGAGGGGGATGCTGGATGGCAACAGAAGGTCCAATGCTCTTCTACGTTGCAGAAAGACTCTACAAGTGGCAAGTTTCAATGCAAACACCTTACGTGAAGAAGCAAGAGTACTAGAACTTGCACACTGCGTAGAGAAATGTCAAATCGATATAACGGGAGTACAAGAACATCGCAAAGTGCTCGAGGATGCAGAAATAATAGAGATGGAGAGAGTTGAAAGCAGATACCTTATAGTTTCCTCAGCATGGAGAAATGACATGCAGGCATCGGTAGGGGGAGTAGGTCTGATTATTAGCACTAAGGCACGTAAAGCTCTACGCAGAACAGAAAGACACTCCAAACGAATCCTCCTTGCTGAAtttgacagtaatccaataacaaCTGTGGTTGTAGTGTACTCACCCACCAACTCAGCCCTACTTGAAGAAACCGAAGAATTCTACGATGATTTGCACTCACTCCTGCGAAGTGTCCCAACTCACAACTTCCTCATAGTCCTTGGAGACTTTAACGCTAGGATTGGCAAGGAGGATGTTCCATTCCCATACCACTCCACCACAAATAGGAACGGGGAACTCCTGGTAGAGCTGATGTCCGAGCATGACCTGTTAGCAATGAACACACAGTTTTGCAAAAAGCGTAGAAAGCTCTGGATGTTTAAGGATCGAGGAACGGGGGCACTGAGACAGTTGGACTATGTACTAGTACGCAAAAAGTGGAGAAATTCCATTCATAACTCGGAAGCCTATAGCTCCTTCAAGAAGGTTGGATCAGACCACAAAGCTGTCATTGCTAAAATAAAGCTAAGTTTAAGAGTGTCAAAATCTAAACAGCAAGTTAAGTATGATTGGGGTGCCTTTGTGTTGGACGCGACTTTACAAGGGAAGTACACATTTAAGGTCTGTAACAGATATCAAGAGTTAAGCAAGATTGAAGACATCACTGAATGCTATGAAAGTTTCTGCAAAGTAAACCAAGAAGCTATGGAAGAACTTGTTCCAAGGAAAGCGAAGAGAAAAAGATCTGCAAGGTCAAAACACCCAGAGATTTTAGTGGCAAGGCAGGAACTAGTTGAAGCAAGTGAAAACCTCAACGAGGAAGTAATAGAGAGCGTAGAAAGGCTCAACCTTGCCAAAAGAGTACTCTTCGAAACATACGATCTTATTAAAGAACAAGAACTGGAGGAAATGAGCAGACGGATAGAACAGTGTCATGAAGAGGCTAGATATGGAGAGGTATGGAAAGTTGTAAATGAGATGACAGGACGAAGGAAGTGCAGAGAAGGCCAGCTACATGGTGCAAATGCTGAAGAAAGAGTAACATCATGGTACAACCACTTCAGAGATCTTCTTGGCAAAGTCCCTGAAATTAATGACGATCAAGATGAAAGTATATAG